Proteins co-encoded in one Pieris napi chromosome 10, ilPieNapi1.2, whole genome shotgun sequence genomic window:
- the LOC125053305 gene encoding muscarinic acetylcholine receptor gar-2 isoform X1, translating to MMNATEPNLDFNRSTPIYMIGTNFITQWKLQKLKQRACISTSSYPDCQDASNITNYTDILYFNTTIEDAITSDQLQPVLPPFPLWLAAIIATCLVLVILLTVSGNVLVLLAFLVDRTIRQPSNYFIASLAATDLLIGTLSLPFYTDYVLKGYWHLGPLLCDLWLSVDYTVCLVSQYTVLLITVDRFCSVKIAARYRAWRTKNRVIWMVTVTWIIPALLFFTTIFGWEHFVGYRDLQEGECAVQFLKDPVFNTALIIAYYWTTLIVLIVLYAGIFKTAYDMQKKSEAKQRKMQSMVALSAGVMTGMAGRAAGMATISKATVSSEDQIKVSESIRKESTSKGSLTAPLTNLGGSSDSNSSQKSSAHKSSATVTGTSTTAESDGDKKDEQVEAERSSSPAFDSDDESTTQNVKKRPSVVNLVMQTGTMQLLGNMRLNGGMLMKPEYKSSQIIKNDLDKPKSSLSQISEKSILETEYIQSNNGHPAVSLPLSSASNISPSSSGIDSSLEREVSNTIAQRIIPPPSEFRCSPTVSESPPSHSESSRSKVFRLIKCDGSGYDYLLGLDGADLRYMDESSIIVPTPQNESPPSSLTFPTATDPPSPPTLNSGNVTNTSLLQAALIRATAEAQVTPKPNQTPPQPVKVNTEVSLTAGECPKPVITLVPSSNNNDTQTPKPKENKAAPLRLNAVLSPAIESSDVSSPAVSGSCRGDSRKEFVKSIGKKFKVRRSKRDGLFPSIGRQKSKSENRARKAFRTISFILGAFVVCWTPYHILALVEGFCTEPPCINQHLYMFSYFLCYANSPINPFCYALANQQFKKTFMRLLKGDFHVT from the exons CAACCTGTGCTTCCACCATTCCCGCTTTGGCTGGCGGCGATCATTGCCACCTGCCTTGTTCTGGTGATTCTGTTGACTGTCAGTGGTAATGTTCTGGTTCTCCTGGCCTTCCTGGTGGACAGAACGATACGTCAGCCTAGCAACTACTTCATTGCTTCACTCGCTGCGACAGATCTGTTGATAG GTACATTGTCTCTGCCATTCTACACAGACTACGTTTTGAAAGGGTACTGGCATTTAGGGCCATTGTTATGTGACCTTTGGCTATCCGTAGATTACACTGTATGCCTTGTCTCACAATACACGGTACTATTAATAACAGTCGATAGATTTTGCAGCGTAAAAATAGCTGCAAGGTACCGTGCGTGGAGAACAAAGAATCGCGTTATATGGATGGTCACTGTTACTTGGATTATACCAGCGTTGCTATTCTTTACAACTATTTTTGGCTGGGAACATTTCGTTGGATATCGAGACTTACAGGAAGGAGAATGTGCCGTACAATTTCTAAAAGACCCAGTATTCAATACAGCTTTAATTATTGCATATTATTGGACAACGCTTATAGTTTTAATCGTTTTATATGCaggaatatttaaaactgCTTACGATATGCAAAAGAAAAGTGAAgcgaaacaaagaaaaatgcaaTCAATGGTAGCTTTAAGCGCTGGAGTTATGACTGGTATGGCTGGAAGAGCTGCTGGAATGGCTACGATTTCAAAGGCCACTGTTTCTAGCGAAGATCAAATAAAAGTGTCTGAATCTATCCGTAAAGAATCGACATCTAAAGGTTCTTTGACAGCACCTTTGACAAACTTGGGCGGTTCTTCTGATTCAAATTCTAGTCAAAAATCATCAGCGCATAAAAGTAGTGCGACTGTAACGGGAACATCAACAACTGCTGAATCTGATGGAGATAAAAAAGATGAACAAGTTGAAGCAGAAAGATCTAGTAGTCCAGCATTTGATTCTGATGATGAAAGTACTACGCAAAATGTAAAAAAGCGACCTTCAGTCGTTAATCTTGTGATGCAAACAGGCACTATGCAGTTACTGGGTAATATGCGCTTGAACGGCGGCATGCTTATGAAACCCGAATATAAATCATCGCAAATTATCAAGAATGACCTAGATAAACCAAAGTCATCACTGTCGCAAATATCAGAGAAGAGTATCCTAGAGACTGaatatatacagtcaaacaATGGACATCCTGCAGTAAGTTTGCCACTCTCATCCGCTAGCAACATCTCGCCTTCATCATCTGGGATAGATTCATCATTAGAAAGGGAAGTTTCAAATACAATTGCTCAAAGAATCATCCCCCCTCCATCAGAATTCCGCTGTAGTCCCACGGTATCTGAAAGCCCTCCATCTCATTCAGAATCATCTAGATCTAAGGTCTTTAGACTAATTAAATGTGATGGTAGCGGCTACGACTACTTATTAGGACTAGATGGTGCTGATTTGCGATACATGGACGAGAGTTCCATTATAGTCCCGACACCTCAGAATGAAAGCCCTCCATCTTCTCTTACATTCCCAACCGCTACTGATCCACCGTCCCCTCCAACATTGAATTCTGGTAATGTAACAAATACTTCCTTATTACAGGCTGCTCTTATTCGAGCGACTGCTGAAGCACAAGTTACACCTAAACCAAACCAAACTCCTCCACAGCCTGTTAAAGTTAATACGGAGGTAAGTTTAACAGCTGGAGAATGCCCTAAACCTGTCATCACCCTAGTGCCGTCTTCCAATAATAATGATACACAAACACCAAAGCCAAAGGAAAATAAGGCAGCGCCACTGAGATTAAATGCTGTGTTAAGCCCTGCAATTGAAAGCAGTGATGTTTCAAGTCCTGCAGTGAGTGGATCATGTCGGGGTGATTCAAGAAAAGAATTTGTAAAGAGCAtaggtaaaaaatttaaagtaagaCGTTCAAAACGCGATGGCTTATTTCCTAGTATTGGCCGCCAGAAATCAAAGTCAGAGAACAGAGCTAGGAAGGCTTTCAGGACCATATCTTTCATTTTAGGCGCCTTCGTTGTATGCTGGACTCCATATCATATTTTAGCTTTAGTTGAAGGTTTTTGTACAGAACCTCCGTGTATAAATCAACATTTGTATATGTtttcgtattttttatgttacgcAAACAGTCCTATTAATCCATTTTGCTATGCATTAGCTAATCAACAGTTTAAAAAGACTTTTATGAGACTCTTAAAGGGTGACTTTCATGTAACGTAA